The Sorghum bicolor cultivar BTx623 chromosome 6, Sorghum_bicolor_NCBIv3, whole genome shotgun sequence genome contains the following window.
GGGTTTTGTCATCTTCCAAAGTGGCAATAACACTCGCTTCCTTACGGTCCATGTCGTATGCTACCAGCTCATAGTTCAACTGATCAAAAATGAAAACCAAATTACAATCTTGATGAATGTAAATCACTTGAAACTCTAGCACTCCACCCATATCTCCAAAGACATCCAAAGAGTTCACAGTGTTTTTCAACACCCATTCTTGTGTATCATAATCCTGAAGAACCCAGGTGGATAGTTCCACATTCTTTTTATCAGCAGACTCTAGAATCATGCAATGTAGGTGCCCTTGGGATTGACCGAAATAACAAACAAAGTTGTGCTCGTGTCTCCCATCAGCCAGACCTGGCACagtgatcatccttcttgcctTCCCTTGTACATCTACAGCAAGTATGTGATGTACATTTGAGCCCCAAACTATCAGATGTAGGAAGCCATTAACAAAGGCACACTGATGCTGAAGAGGGTCTAGTGTAAACTGATGATGCCACCCTTCCAATTGTCCTTGCTCTTTTTGTTTGTCAATTTGGTTGTGACTCCAAGTCCCAGTTTCAGACGAGTAAACATGCAACGACACTACATTCTCTTGCACATCAGGAATCTGGAGCTGGACCAAGTGAAAGTGAGAGGATACAACCGGATCGAAAGCCAAATAGGTGTGGCTTATCGCTTCCCTAGAGCCGCAAGCAGGCACAGCAGACCATTGCCTTGTGGTTGGGTTGCACACGATATAGCCATCCAATAGCAATAGGAGAGACGGATCCTGACTCTGCCCGAAAAGGATAAGCCCATTGCAGGAATCCAACAAGAAGGCCTTGATCCCAGTCATTTCCGTCAGGAAGGAGAAGCAAGGGTCGATGTCCAGAGGCACGGATCTCACTGCTGTCAGGTTGATGAAACGGAACCTGATACGGCCCAAGTCATCCTTGCCCAATTCCTCGTCATCCAATTCATCCGCGTACGTCTGGACAAACAATCCCTGCATGGCGTGGCGGAGCCTCTTACGGTTGTTAGGGTCGGCGATGAGGTCGCGCCAGGCCTTGGACACGCACTTGAACCGGCAGACGGACTTGGCAGGGACGCGGGACAGGATCTCCAGCACGGGGTCGTCAGGGAGGCCGGCCACCCCCGCGCCGGCGGTCGTCTTGGAGCAGCCCTCCATGCCTCCCTCCGAAAGCAATCTGTGGAAAGCGGCCGCCGAGCGTCCGAGCGAGACGGAGGTGTGAGGGGATGCGAGGGGGCAAATGCAGCAACGGGGAGACAAAGGGAACTGAACTTACCAGACACCGGAGATCGCCGTGGTCGACGGCGCCGGCGCAGGGCTGTGCCGACGATTGAAGATCGAATTCGATTGGAAAAAAATGGGATTTGGGGATTTCTAAACCTAGAACCAGAACCGACGGAGCGAACAAATGCGGAGTGCGGACAGTTGTTCCGTTACTAGAAGAGTTTGGGCTTCACGTAAATTTAGTTTTTGGTCTGGGCCTAGCGCCTCAGCAAATGGGCCGCAAAGTTTGAGCCTGCCTCTGTtcattgtcttttttttttgttttttttccacAAACAACGGGCTGGCTGTAGAACGTGTACAGCAATGCAAGGTGAAAGGTAAACCTTCAAAGCTGGAATCATCATCTCATGAATCAGGCATCAGTGCAAAATTGTGTCAATCAGCAAGGGTCTGAGTGAATATTATACCTCAATACTTCAATGGCACACCTCTTCAGTGCGACACAGTATATATCCACACCACACAAAACCAGCCAAGCCCGTCTAGCTAGCTCTCAAACAGAAGCTACAAACCCCTGATTACATTATAGATCCAGGCTACATTAACAAATGTGCGAACCACACTTGAGAATAGAAGCAAGCAGTTGGACACACAGAGTTACACACTAGGCTAGTATAATATGTAACATCATTAGTAAAATATATTTCTATAGAAAAtatatttggagatacaaatatCCATACTATTTTCTGTGAATATAGTTgaattaaaaataaaagatcGACTCCTCCAAAATTTACAGTTCATTCTTTTTAGGACCGAGGAAGGattaggacagagggagtaggcAATTCAGATCATCCCTTCTTTGTTTTGGTAGATCCCTCCCCGTCTAGTTAGGGAGTTTAGTGGTTCAGAGTTCTCAAGAAATGGGTAATCCGTGTAGCCAACGACAGGATCATCGGTGTAGAATGTTGATCGATCATACTTGTTCAAGGGAGCATTCAGCTGGAATCGCCTCGGCAGGTCAGGATTCGCCAAGAATAAGCGGCCATATACAACCATGTCAGCATATCCATCAGCTACAACTCTGTTACCCTCTTCCCTGTCGTAACCTCCACCAACCATGAAAGTTCCGTTGAAGGCCTTCCTCATTTCTTGCAGACTGTGTGGGATTTTCATCTTGCCATCCACCATGACCATCTCAGGTTCCACCGCACTGCAGTACAGGATGTTGTATCTGTTCAGCTCCTGAGCCATGTAGACACCCAACCTGTCTGGGTCCGAGTCATGACAGCCAAGGTAATTGGCATAAGGAGAGAGGCGGATCCCCACACGGTCTGACCCAACCTCAGCCACCACAGCATCAACTACCTCAAGGGCAAAGCGACAGCGATTCTGTATGCTGCCTCCGTACTTGTCAGTGCGGTCATTGACACTGTCTTTCATGAATTGCTCGAGAAGGAAGCCATGAGCACCATGGATTTCAACCCCATCAAAACCTACATTTGATACGTGTTATGATGCTGAATTGCTGATCACGTAAGGTCCTTGTACATGTTTCAGAAGGTACAGCGTGGTAATAGGATATCTAATCTTTGTAATCGAACAAACCAAGAACCTATAATATTTGTAATCAAACAAACCAGGAACCTATCTTGCAGAAATTAACCATAATTTAAATTCTATTTTTACAGCATATAATTATTATGAGCAAGTAAATTTCATCCTGAAAACAAAGAGTAGTGATGGTTTTTCTTATTTGCCTTTTATTTTCTATTATGTTGACTATCAGCTTACCAGCATCCACAGCATTTCTTGCAGCAATTCTGAAATGATTGATTACATCGGGGATCTCTTCTACGGTTAAGCATCTTGGGATGGGGAAATCCATGTGGTCATCTCCATTCTTTTCCACTGGCTTATCTGTGCTGGAGATGGGTTCTTTCTCTGGAAATAAATAAGATAACCATCCCTCAGAGTCATTGGTTCCAGATATTCAGAATCAATTAAGCAGACTGACTAAAGTAAGAGATGTTAATGAAATAATTAACTTTTCAGTTCAGTTTTGGAACACAGGGTAGGTGAGGCCCCTTTGGTAGCAGTTGCACCAAACCAGAAAAGATTCCTTGCAGAAGATACAAGATGCCCTATAAAAGGCTTTGATGGAACCACTAACACTAAAATCAAGTTTgatcttgtcaaaaaaaaatcaagtttAAAGCATTATGCTGCAGGTGGAGGGTAGTGTCGTGTGACATGAGCACAGCATTTGCCACACATCATACATTCATTATGGTAGTTAATAGAAGGAAATGGAAGGGGTCAGGTAAGAAATGTTTACCCATATCAGATGCCCTTCCTACATGCCAAATCTGGCAGAAGAATATTCCACCTTTTGCATGCACTGCATCCACAACAGGCTTCCAGGCCTCTACTTGTTCCTTGGTCCAAATCCCTGGGGTGTGTGGAATTAAACTCATACCTTGAGCATCAGATGACACCCCTGTGGCTTCAGCAATCAGAAGACCGCCCTCTGTTGCCCTCTGTGAGTAGTACAAAATGGCATGCGATTGTGGAAGATTACCATATGATCTGGCTCTTGTCAAGGGTGCCAGCACAGTTCTGCATGAAGATAAAGAAAGTGATCATAAAGAAGATGTCACTTAGTTCTGAGGCATGATAATTACTGTGCCAAGTGCAATACATCAACCTTAAGGCTTTTAAATCTCAACAGGGACTTCTTAGAGTTTTCATAAGTCTAAAGGATCAGTGTGTATGCAGGACATGATTGTTCATACTCGATTTAGACTGGATTGGtcatagaaaaaatatatagcaATATTACttaacacaagttcttatttTATCATGGTCATTCGAAAATAGTGAATACTTAAGTTCAATCATTTTATAATTCTCACATTAGCATCAATCTTCGTATTATCCTGTTTGTTTTAATATGATTACAGTTCAAAAAAACTTACCATGACATGGGACCAGACATTATTAACCTCAAAGGTAGGGAACACGCAGCAGAAAGGAAAACAATTATGGGGTCAGTACATATATGCTCCACTTGTATAAGAAAAGCCTGTATCGGACATCCATCTTAGACATGTATTTCTCCAAGAGTATTCCAGTGCAAGTAGCAATTAGTGCAAAACAAACTATTTTATAAACTGAAGAAAATTAATCTCCATAGCAGAGCTGGAGCAATTTGCAGGTCAGTAACACAACTGATgcatgagaaagtttgaagagCAGATGAGAGCAAGGAAATTGAAATACCAAGTCATCCAAGTCTACTGAAACTCTAGCATGTCTAACTAACCTGTGTGAAAACCTGAATCTTTTTGTTTCATAAGGACTCAGAAGTGGTATATTTTCCATGATCGCTTCCCTTGCTCCTCAGCTGCTACTCCCCAAGAGGGACATGGGAGTAGCTTACCAATAGGATGACACTTACAACAGAGACTCTCAGAGCCTAACAGATACTATTATATAAAGGCAAAAAGGATGCTTGTGGAGAAAGGCAGGTAGGTAGGACATAAATAAATTTCCAGGGTACTAATGCTAAAGCAGAACTGGAAAAGACTGGTGGTTGAGGTCACAGGTTCGAGCCCCCATTCTACTTTGAAAcgtattcttttttttcttcaaaataagtaaaaaaggaaaaaaaaacgagGCACAGGAATCTCAGATGGTTTTAACCGCCTGATGAAATATAAGTTAAtcaagtgatctttctttgtaaaaTTAGGAATCATACGAGAAAATCTTACTGATGTCAGATTGATAGCAAATCTGGTGGAAGAATATCCCCACACTTCACAAACACAACATTGCCAGCTATTGCTTCCAAGCCTCTAGTTGCTCGAAGTTGCACTTATGCCTTAAGATTCAGATGACAAACATGTGGCTTCTATAATCAGGCCTCCCCATTTAGTCATTCGATAGCAGGGCAAGACTGCACTATGATCTTTATCTTGACGAACATATGATAAATAAGGGGCTTGACCTGCCCGTTGTTATTCAGTACTATGCCAGTTACCAAGTTGACTGAAATACAAGTACGCAACTTGAATTCCCAGTAGATGATAATCCATCCATCAATATTTGATAAGTATACTTGTTAGTTTCACGGGAGACCAAGAGCCATTTAATCCTCATTGGTCCAGCCCCATTGCTCACCGTCATTGGTTTGCCTCCGTCTCTGAACAATTTTCACCCAGACACAGGGTCTTGGTCCACATGCAACCCAAGTAAAAGGTGCCTGCCAGCAGTATACGCTGATCAATCTTGGATCTTTCCATTTTGCAAATCTGCAGATCAAATA
Protein-coding sequences here:
- the LOC8080351 gene encoding putative F-box protein At1g19160, with product MEGCSKTTAGAGVAGLPDDPVLEILSRVPAKSVCRFKCVSKAWRDLIADPNNRKRLRHAMQGLFVQTYADELDDEELGKDDLGRIRFRFINLTAVRSVPLDIDPCFSFLTEMTGIKAFLLDSCNGLILFGQSQDPSLLLLLDGYIVCNPTTRQWSAVPACGSREAISHTYLAFDPVVSSHFHLVQLQIPDVQENVVSLHVYSSETGTWSHNQIDKQKEQGQLEGWHHQFTLDPLQHQCAFVNGFLHLIVWGSNVHHILAVDVQGKARRMITVPGLADGRHEHNFVCYFGQSQGHLHCMILESADKKNVELSTWVLQDYDTQEWVLKNTVNSLDVFGDMGGVLEFQVIYIHQDCNLVFIFDQLNYELVAYDMDRKEASVIATLEDDKTQSDFARYIPYFSESPALTNKY
- the LOC8080352 gene encoding putative 12-oxophytodienoate reductase 13, with the protein product MENIPLLSPYETKRFRFSHRTVLAPLTRARSYGNLPQSHAILYYSQRATEGGLLIAEATGVSSDAQGMSLIPHTPGIWTKEQVEAWKPVVDAVHAKGGIFFCQIWHVGRASDMEKEPISSTDKPVEKNGDDHMDFPIPRCLTVEEIPDVINHFRIAARNAVDAGFDGVEIHGAHGFLLEQFMKDSVNDRTDKYGGSIQNRCRFALEVVDAVVAEVGSDRVGIRLSPYANYLGCHDSDPDRLGVYMAQELNRYNILYCSAVEPEMVMVDGKMKIPHSLQEMRKAFNGTFMVGGGYDREEGNRVVADGYADMVVYGRLFLANPDLPRRFQLNAPLNKYDRSTFYTDDPVVGYTDYPFLENSEPLNSLTRRGGIYQNKEGMI